The DNA window GCCAATGTCGAGCACCAGTACTCCCTCGTTCTTGTCGAGCAACTGCGTGTTGCTCGACGCCGAGCAATCGATGGGTCGCTCAGCAAAGACCAACCGCCGACCCCCCTCACACTGCACGCCTTCGTCTGCGGCTTCTCGTGCGATCGGCAGCACAGCAAACGGATGATATTCGATCGCTGCTGCATGCAGCCCTTCGCTTTCCATCCACCTTCTTACGAAGTCGTTGTTCTCATCAGGCATTGCGTAGAACTGAATAGAAATCGATGACATCGGATCCTATCGATCATATGGGACGAAGTCCGTGGGCAGCCCGCCTGGGCCGTTCAGATCGTCAAGCGCCTCGATCTCACGTCTGACGGGAGTTCCATCCGTTCTTGTTCGTCCCACATTGCGCCCACGTAGCGCACCGTCGGGCGTCTCGTAGAGAATGTCTGGTCGACGCCCTGACTTATGGCCTCCCGGAGTCAAGATCAACCGTTCCTTTTCGCGGCCTCCCCCCGCCACCACTTTGTTGCCAGTAGCCTCAAGGGCGTCCGCTTCCGCACGAATCCTGGCGTTATGCGGCGCGGCGGAGTCGATTTTGGGGCCGCGTTTCGCTCCGCCCGCCACCCTCCCCGTCCTGCCCGCCGCTTTCGCCGTCGACCCGACGGTGGCCGTGACGGCGCCCCCGACGCCAACAGCCGTCGCCAGGATCGACATCCCGATCGAGCCCGCCTTGAACAAGCTGGCGCCCGCGGACTCCCAATCCTCGGCGGCGGCGGCTTCGTAAGCCTCCACGCCGGCTTCGACCATCTGGCTGGCGGGATTGACGGCATCGAGGGCGCCAGGGATCCCACTCTCTTTATAGCCATTCCAGGCGGCGGTGAGGGTGGTGTAGGCGACGTAGACGCGGCTGGTACCACCCAGGATGCCGAGCTTGGCGGACTCCAGCAGCATCCTGGTCATCCCGAGGCGGACGCCATCCATGATGCGCCTAGCGATGGCGTCGCCACGGGCTAGCGTCTGCAGTGTGGCTGGGAGCTGCGGACTCCACCCGCTACGGACCCCGGAGGTCCCGACGTCGACCGGCGCCTGCGTCGAACCGGCGCCCGCGGCTTCCTCCAGGTTGCCCTCGACGACCTTGGGCGGCGCGGGTGGCTTCGGCTCGCGCGGGGGACCGAATACCCAGACGGTGCAGCCCTGCGAGCAGCCGTCCTCTGTCGCAGGTGGCTGTTCTTGGAACCCGCTCGGATCGACCAGCGACAGCGGGCTGTTGAGCACGTACGAATAGCTATTCCAGCTCTGCCCGAAGAGGGGCCGCGGCACGAGTGGATCTGGCGTGAGGAACCGTCCGAGCTTCGGGTCGTAGATCCTCCCCTTCATGTTCACGAGGCCGAGGTCGAGGTCGGCCTCGTGCCCGGTGAAGCCAAGCGAGGACAGCTCGTGGGGTGACGGTGGCTGACCCGAGCCCCAGTCGGGATGGCGCGGCGCCCCGAAGGCATCGTAGCTGCGCTGCTCGGCGACGCTCCCGGTCACGCCATCGGTGAGCACATCGATCGACCCGAGGTGGTCGACATGGACATGCAGCGTGCGGGTGCCTTGCGCGATCGAGCGTCGCACCAGCGTGACGACGCGCTCGTCGTTGCGCACGTGGTAGCGATGCTCGACGGCTCCCGTGACGACATCGGTCACGCGCTCGTACAGCTCGCCGAAGGAGACGATCTCCTGCGTCGCCGTGGTCTTGCGCACCCGCTGCTGGAGGCCGTCGTACGCGAAGTCGACGGTGTCGCCGCTGGTGAGCGTGATCCGCTTCGGCAGATCGAATGCGGAGTACGCGATCGTCGCGCCCGGTCGTGACGTCTGGTTGCCGACGGCGTCGTAGCCGTAGAAAGCGCTACCAGCTCGGACGACAGCGTGGGGCTGCGCGGGGTCGTACTCGTAGGCACCGACGCCGGGCTTCTGGAGCAGGTTACCGTCGGGTCCGTAGGTGAACGGTCGCTCGCAGAGGGCAGCATTGATCAGCCCGAACTGCGCGCACGTCAGCCGGTCCAGCAGGTCGTAACGAAAGCGCTCGACGTTGGCGTGGAGGCCATCGGAGCGCTCGACGAGCTTGCGGCGATCGTTCCAGAGGTACGAGAGCTCCTGGACATGCCCCCCCGCCGCCTGCGTCTCGATCCGACTCACCCGCTCCCGTGCCGCGTCGAACGTGCGGAGCGTGGTGGCGGTCCCCCCACCGAAGCGCTCCCCCGTGATGCGATTCCCCGCATCGATCGCGGTGGCTCGCCAGAACTCCGCCCCCGACCCCGCATCCTTCAGCGCCCGCAGCCGCCCGTGAGGATCGTACTCCCGCTCGACGGCGAAGCTGCCGATCCCCGGCGCGCTCGGGTACTCGATCCGCTTGAGCCGGCCGCTCAGATCATAAGACAGCCGGCTGGTGAAGCTTTCCCCTCCGATCTCCAGCGTCGTCGTCATTGGTCGCCCGAGGTGGTCAAAGCCGTAGCGCAGCCGATGCCCATCGGGGCTGACCACCAGCGCGAGCTGACCCACTCCATGCTGCGCGTCATCCCAACGGAACTCGGTGACGCCGTCTTCGTCGACCTGCCTGAAAATCCGACCCAGCGTGTCGTAGCGGGTCGTGACCGCGCGTCCTGCCGCGTCGAGCGATGAGATCTTCTGCCCATAACCATCGTAGTGCGCAGTAGAGACTCCCCGGTCCGGGCTCACCTGCCGTCGCACGCGGCCAAATGCATCCCGCTCGGTCAGCGTCACGGCACCAGCGGGTGTGGTCACCTCGCGCAGCCCCCCGAAGGGACCGTAGGTGTACCGGGTGACGCCACCTTCGGGATCACCCACTGCCGTGGGCCTCCCGAGCGGATCGGTGGCGATGCGGGTGACCGCTTGCCCAGGCGCGGTGATGACCTCGTCCCGCCCGATGTACTCGTGCGTCGTCTCCGCCCCCCATGGCGTGACGTGCCGGAGCACTCGGCCCATCCCGTCGTACTGCCACCTCTCTCGCACCTGCACCGAGCCTGGTGGCGCGGGCTCCGCGATCGGCAGCGAGCGCCAGGCGAGGTGCTCGCCCCGCGCATCGAAGGCGACCTCCTGCATCATCCGCGGCGCTTGCTCTTCCCCCACGTCGAGCGCTTGCCACCACCAGCGCACTTCACGCCCGAGACCATCGAACTGCGCGGTCTCGTCCTGGCCTCCCACCGAGGAGGTACGGACCTTCAGGTTCCAGGCGTTACCAGCCGCTCCTCCGTCCTTCATCCAGGTGCGCCGGATGATCGTGGGCATGCGTCCGGGGAGGCTCTCCAGCGTCACCCGCCCGAAGCCATCGTAGGCCCAGCGGCTCACCAGGCCGTTGGGATCCACCGACGCCCGCAGCACGCCCAGCGCTGGGTCGTAGCGTGTGTAGCTCTGGTGGCCCTCCAGGTTACGGTGCGCATAGGGCGTCAACCCCAGCGCGTCGTAGCTGGTGCACGTCGCCCGTACCTGTCCTGTGCCGTCACGCGACCGGGTGCTGTGGATGTTGCCCAGCGCGTCGCGGGAGAACCAGACATCCAGCTGCATCTCGGGGTCGAAGGGCTCTCCTCCGACGCGCTCCAGGCGGACATGGCCGCGCCCGTCATAGCTCCGGTGCATCACCCGGCACTGCGTCTCACCGCCCGCTTTGCTGCACGTCGTCTCTCGCGTCTGCTCGCCGAGACGCCAGGACAGCGGGTCGTTGTCGAAGCTGCGCGTCACCGAGAGTTCGAGGTCGACGCCGTCGATCTGCGTCTGCTCGGCGAGGATGTTCCCGTAGAGATCGA is part of the Chondromyces crocatus genome and encodes:
- a CDS encoding FG-GAP-like repeat-containing protein yields the protein MPTPASRTQHALPSVSGCSFPSQRRRPLPPALLLLIAVLLVGACSDAGSPLVWTSTPQALWEASPIPPIHPLLCLGPDEGPTPFPPDLAQGTTTAAGTLPGSFSVTSTGEATYTIPVPTLPGRAGIEPSLAITYDSAQGEGLLGIGFHLQGLPSVERCPRNVAQDGHIASVRDAEDDALCLDGQRLVPVDPQPGRVAREYRTFPDSFTRVEADFAESEGWPAERGPKRLRAHSKAGLIYEYGGESSGRVLAQEVVRSWLLTRLSDRDGNTMEVVYRNDLHPKGYTVEHAPQRITYTGHPSVPASRTVEFTYGPLESADVRVLYARGMELRRSLSLRSIQMFGPGQVLARELRLAYGHGPATGRLRLEAVRECAGDGTCKPPTRFTWHTAGAAGYRQQQTPVGMPLSERGTLMTMDVSGDGLDDVVTSDMVVEAGAEQPITRWSVALNRSQELTPAFFEAAVTGQEQPHFIDAEPPYQPELGTPLDYDHDGRMDLFLHDVYGQALTWEVLLSDGDGTFTRRDTGIPRPFTMGMTPAGLRSADASAHLVDVDGDGMVDLLQCHRSAHEQLWYLHRWTAAAEGFAPHGDRVHALTPYPCHAELHAVDVDADGRVDLLMQELVLVGSQVRAGSQYVAFSYELFDGSWTHTLTGLRLTPPGDRVFFLDVNGDGLPDAVQSSRDDEQLYTSMNTGTSFAAPVPSLATPTLGAARFVRFASVLDHNADGRQDLLLAMGDGGSESLPAWKVLQATGEVGPGTFEIVHPGLPMGIVLQQDELPTPDHPLTPRVTDVNGDGAQDLLYAFNNQVHVFESVLGQEDLLAAVTDGMNAHDPEDAEYLPNVQIRYDHLIDRARTTAGFEDTTGIPSPEQRTYRTLEHSDEDQCRYPVRCVVGHRRVVSGYVLNNGADRPRTFQVVYRNGRHHRLGRGFLGFGTRIVRDLDTGAGTAEVYDNVTFDGAFQAFPFRGQVQRSWRWSPSLPLDAHSAEPVSVELLTTRSYPVVIPTQTGTYFTLSLLEGKSRHQGTFSPGSGKTLEEAVGALEGDLASRMSDTLRTVSDFDLYGNILAEQTQIDGVDLELSVTRSFDNDPLSWRLGEQTRETTCSKAGGETQCRVMHRSYDGRGHVRLERVGGEPFDPEMQLDVWFSRDALGNIHSTRSRDGTGQVRATCTSYDALGLTPYAHRNLEGHQSYTRYDPALGVLRASVDPNGLVSRWAYDGFGRVTLESLPGRMPTIIRRTWMKDGGAAGNAWNLKVRTSSVGGQDETAQFDGLGREVRWWWQALDVGEEQAPRMMQEVAFDARGEHLAWRSLPIAEPAPPGSVQVRERWQYDGMGRVLRHVTPWGAETTHEYIGRDEVITAPGQAVTRIATDPLGRPTAVGDPEGGVTRYTYGPFGGLREVTTPAGAVTLTERDAFGRVRRQVSPDRGVSTAHYDGYGQKISSLDAAGRAVTTRYDTLGRIFRQVDEDGVTEFRWDDAQHGVGQLALVVSPDGHRLRYGFDHLGRPMTTTLEIGGESFTSRLSYDLSGRLKRIEYPSAPGIGSFAVEREYDPHGRLRALKDAGSGAEFWRATAIDAGNRITGERFGGGTATTLRTFDAARERVSRIETQAAGGHVQELSYLWNDRRKLVERSDGLHANVERFRYDLLDRLTCAQFGLINAALCERPFTYGPDGNLLQKPGVGAYEYDPAQPHAVVRAGSAFYGYDAVGNQTSRPGATIAYSAFDLPKRITLTSGDTVDFAYDGLQQRVRKTTATQEIVSFGELYERVTDVVTGAVEHRYHVRNDERVVTLVRRSIAQGTRTLHVHVDHLGSIDVLTDGVTGSVAEQRSYDAFGAPRHPDWGSGQPPSPHELSSLGFTGHEADLDLGLVNMKGRIYDPKLGRFLTPDPLVPRPLFGQSWNSYSYVLNSPLSLVDPSGFQEQPPATEDGCSQGCTVWVFGPPREPKPPAPPKVVEGNLEEAAGAGSTQAPVDVGTSGVRSGWSPQLPATLQTLARGDAIARRIMDGVRLGMTRMLLESAKLGILGGTSRVYVAYTTLTAAWNGYKESGIPGALDAVNPASQMVEAGVEAYEAAAAEDWESAGASLFKAGSIGMSILATAVGVGGAVTATVGSTAKAAGRTGRVAGGAKRGPKIDSAAPHNARIRAEADALEATGNKVVAGGGREKERLILTPGGHKSGRRPDILYETPDGALRGRNVGRTRTDGTPVRREIEALDDLNGPGGLPTDFVPYDR